A region of the Vibrio sp. YMD68 genome:
AAGTTGCGTCCACGCCTAAACCTGTAGCGCTCGCTTCCAATGCACATAAAACGGCTAAAAAACCAACCAGTCGACATGCAAACCAACAAAAAGCCAAAAAGCTGATCGCGGAAGCAAAAGGGTTAGCCAATCGCCTCATGTCCCACACCTTTGAAGGCAAAATCATCGAGCTTGACGAAATCGATGACTGGGCTGATAACATGATCGAATCAGTATTAATTGATTCTGATGCGTTGCGGTGTGTATCGGCATTGAGGAAAAAAGACGCCTACCTATTAGAACACTCGGTCAATGTTGCCTGCTTACTGGTGACGTTTGGTAAACACTTAGGTTTAGACAAAAACACACTCAAGCAAATGGCTGTCGGTGGAATCATTCATGACATTGGCAAAACCAAAGTGAAAGATGAGGTGTTACACAAACCCGCTAAGTTAACCCCTGAAGAGTTTGAACATATGAAACTTCATCAGGTGTTTGCAGACCAGATGATTTTACACATCGAAGGTCTGAGTGATATAAGCCGAGACGTTTGTTTAATGCACCATGAAAAGCTGGATGGAAACGGCTATCCTCACGGCTTAAAAGGTGACGAGATACCGTTACATGCTCGAATGGTTTGTATTATTGATATTTATGACGCCTTAACCGCCGATCGTTGTTACAAAAAAGGCATGAGTTCGTCGGAAGCATTTAAGATCATACTGAAATTGACGCCGTTCCACCTTGACCCAGATTTAGTGTATAAATTCATCAACTGCATCGGCGTCTACCCTGTCGGTTCTTTGG
Encoded here:
- a CDS encoding HD-GYP domain-containing protein; the protein is MQYKIQDSIKISIDTLTVGMFVTAIEHTERVNLAHAGRVSSPSAIDQLKKSEVKFVWVDSKLSAKNCIFKPIKPEAESTEEVASTPKPVALASNAHKTAKKPTSRHANQQKAKKLIAEAKGLANRLMSHTFEGKIIELDEIDDWADNMIESVLIDSDALRCVSALRKKDAYLLEHSVNVACLLVTFGKHLGLDKNTLKQMAVGGIIHDIGKTKVKDEVLHKPAKLTPEEFEHMKLHQVFADQMILHIEGLSDISRDVCLMHHEKLDGNGYPHGLKGDEIPLHARMVCIIDIYDALTADRCYKKGMSSSEAFKIILKLTPFHLDPDLVYKFINCIGVYPVGSLVELSDGRVGIVWTSNPTQPLKPEVKCFYSNKYKRFCDVGFIDLKSSKLVIEKAISPSSIDVDTAPFYD